A single Myxococcales bacterium DNA region contains:
- a CDS encoding L,D-transpeptidase family protein, which translates to MKTPTPAGTYRVASIGQHVSKWKYPLSKIPWGTKLIRKGDRFEVDLKGKRQDVEKLTGASADWVLRTYKLLYKMTDAPTEWLFNDFGHLTVYLYVDKNKDGRWDRKQEPRLSEFIHTTPNDEAAEHLARAKGIEPSYNLGESHGCVHVRPGDIDTAVSAGYLKANQLFVVHPQRSLHEVPKRCAEHWSAL; encoded by the coding sequence ATGAAAACGCCGACGCCAGCGGGGACCTATCGGGTGGCGTCGATTGGCCAGCATGTCAGCAAGTGGAAGTACCCTTTGTCGAAAATACCTTGGGGAACAAAGCTCATCCGCAAGGGGGATCGTTTTGAGGTGGATCTAAAGGGCAAGCGGCAGGATGTTGAAAAGCTCACGGGCGCTTCTGCTGATTGGGTTTTGCGGACGTACAAGCTGCTGTACAAAATGACGGATGCACCAACGGAATGGCTGTTCAACGATTTTGGCCACCTCACCGTGTATCTTTATGTTGATAAGAACAAAGACGGGCGGTGGGACCGGAAACAGGAACCGCGTTTGAGCGAATTTATTCACACGACGCCTAACGATGAAGCGGCTGAGCATTTGGCGCGGGCAAAGGGGATCGAACCTTCCTACAACTTGGGCGAATCTCACGGTTGCGTGCACGTGAGGCCGGGCGACATCGACACCGCCGTTAGTGCGGGATACCTGAAAGCAAACCAACTGTTTGTGGTTCACCCACAGCGTTCTTTACACGAAGTTCCGAAGCGATGCGCCGAACATTGGTCCGCCTTATGA
- a CDS encoding restriction endonuclease subunit S, giving the protein MLTGELRNQIDRIWQQAEIKSWLEHDAKGVTMLNLNTQIVRSIPFAYPPLEEQRRIVEVLDRAEALRAKRRAALALLDTLTQSTFLDMFGDPRINPKAWPRLALAALISSGPQNGIYMPSADYGTGVPIVRINQQDVKSFVINVPPLALQQDFARRIAAVEKLKTANRASLAELDALFASLQHRAFRGEL; this is encoded by the coding sequence ATGCTGACGGGAGAGCTAAGAAACCAAATCGACCGGATCTGGCAGCAGGCGGAGATCAAGAGCTGGCTGGAGCATGACGCCAAGGGCGTCACGATGCTCAACCTCAACACGCAGATCGTTCGATCGATCCCCTTCGCGTATCCCCCCCTCGAAGAGCAGCGGCGGATTGTGGAGGTGCTGGACCGGGCGGAGGCGTTGCGGGCCAAGCGCCGCGCCGCCCTCGCCCTCCTCGACACCCTCACCCAATCCACCTTCCTCGACATGTTCGGGGATCCGAGGATCAACCCCAAGGCGTGGCCACGGCTAGCGTTGGCCGCACTGATCAGCAGCGGCCCGCAGAATGGCATCTATATGCCGTCAGCTGACTATGGGACTGGCGTTCCGATAGTCAGGATCAATCAGCAAGACGTAAAGTCGTTCGTCATCAATGTTCCCCCCCTCGCCCTCCAGCAAGACTTCGCCCGCCGTATCGCCGCCGTCGAAAAGCTCAAGACGGCCAACCGGGCCTCGCTCGCCGAACTCGACGCCCTCTTCGCTTCGCTTCAACACCGCGCCTTTCGCGGCGAGCTTTGA